The Camelina sativa cultivar DH55 chromosome 14, Cs, whole genome shotgun sequence genome includes a window with the following:
- the LOC104743377 gene encoding uncharacterized protein LOC104743377, whose translation MLFILGLTNSLSVALQRKDQDILNAMSLVKSTKQQLCKLRDDGWNSLLTKVFAFCENHDTELLIMDDVFVDPRKPRKRSNMANLHHYQVECFYTVLDMQIQEFNDRFDEVNTELLGCVASLSPIDSFHEFDPLKVMRLSEFYPEDFTSVDRISLEHQLGLYIDNIREDERFANLKSMGDLAHVMVETRKYLSHPQVYRLLKLVLTLLIATATVERCFSAMNIVKTSLRNRIGDKFLNDCLVSFIEKELFDKVTNEIVMKMFQDMKERRITL comes from the coding sequence ATGTTGTTTATCCTTGGTCTCACGAATAGTTTATCAGTGGCTTTACAAAGGAAAGACCAAGACATTTTGAATGCTATGAGCCTAGTGAAATCCACCAAACAACAATTATGCAAGCTCAGAGATGATGGATGGAATTCTCTTCTTACTaaagtttttgctttttgtgaGAATCATGACACTGAGTTGCTCATTATGGATGACGTATTTGTTGACCCAAGAAagccaagaaaaagaagcaacatGGCCAACTTGCATCATTATCAAGTGGAGTGCTTTTACACTGTATTGGATATGCAAATTCAGGAGTTTAATGATCGTTTTGATGAGGTAAACACTGAATTACTTGGTTGTGTTGCTTCTTTAAGTCCTATTGATTCATTTCATGAGTTTGATCCGTTGAAGGTTATGAGATTATCTGAGTTTTATCCTGAAGATTTTACTTCTGTCGATCGAATATCACTTGAACACCAACTTGGTTTGTACATCGATAATATCCGGGAAGATGAAAGATTTGCTAATTTGAAGAGTATGGGGGATCTTGCACATGTGATGGTGGAGACAAGAAAATATCTTTCGCATCCTCAGGTTTATCGACTTCTGAAGCTAGTTTTGACTTTACTTATAGCCACGGCAACGGTTGAAAGATGTTTTTCTGCAATGAACATTGTGAAGACTAGTTTGCGCAACCGTATTGGTGATAAGTTTCTAAATGATTGTTTAGTCTCTTTTATTGAAAAGGAATTATTTGATAAGGTGACAAATGAAATAGTGATGAAAATGTTTCAGGATATGAAAGAACGTAGGataactttataa
- the LOC104743376 gene encoding threonine dehydratase biosynthetic, chloroplastic-like, with translation MGAPLVCDGHSRPVVDVAYSPMTPDGFFLISASKGSATNGGIISEGFLRWRNGLGAEVHAGSALPQESDVIAGQGTIGMEITRQAKGPLHAIFVPVGGGGLIAGVAAYVKRVALEVKIIGVEPADENAMALSLHHGEKVILDKVGGFADGVAVKEVGEETFRISRNLMGGVVLVTREAICASIKVRSVADQEHILTRGTK, from the exons ATGGGTGCTCCGTTAGTGTGCGACGGGCATTCTCGTCCCGTCGTCGATGTGGCTTATAGTCCGATGACTCCAGATGGATTCTTTCTCATTAGCGCAAGCAAAG GATCAGCGACCAATGGTGGTATCATAAGTGAAGGGTTCCTAAGATGGAGAAATGGACTTGGTGCAGAGGTTCATGCAGGATCGGCCCTTCCACAAGAATCGG ATGTTATTGCTGGACAAGGGACTATTGGGATGGAGATCACTCGTCAGGCTAAGGGTCCATTGCATGCTATATTTGTGccagttggtggtggtggtttaaTAGCTGGTGTTGCTGCTTATGTGAAGAGGGTTGCTCTCGag GTGAAGATCATTGGTGTAGAACCAGCTGATGAAAATGCAATGGCGTTGTCGCTGCATCATGGTGAGAAGGTGATATTGGACAAGGTTGGGGGTTTTGCAGATGGTGTAGCAGTTAAAGAAGTTGGTGAAGAGACTTTTCGTATAAGCAGAAATCTAATGGGTGGTGTTGTTCTTGTCACTCGTGAAGCTATTTGTGCATCAATAAAGGTACGGTCAGTGGCGGATCAAGAACATATTTTAACTCGGGgcacaaaataa